A stretch of the Dechloromonas sp. TW-R-39-2 genome encodes the following:
- a CDS encoding mechanosensitive ion channel family protein, translating into MSQNNPALQLLNDIWADINDPNFIWQVLALLCCLGGAYLFARFWHGRHQEGAGRLSDAGARLVFPVTGMVLVGVARLALKPFFHVNLLKLALPLLGSMALVRSVIFVLRQAFPRAAWLSAWERIIAAVVWGWLALYITDVAPYVIDSLEQVEFAIGKQRINLWMILHGIVTVFLTVVLALWIAGLIEAKLMRLDRLDSSLRIVGVRLAKALLTVLAIVTSLSLVGIDMTALSVFTGALGVGLGLGLQKIASNYVSGFIILLDRSIKLGNIVQVGADSGQVTQITTRYTVLKHPGGTEFIVPNETLIGSVVQNQTYSDSRMRLATTVGVAYNSDLDRVMQLMTDVASAQARVLADPAPRVMLTQFGDSSINLELGFWIADPEEGRGNVLSDINLGIWRSFRENGIEIPFPQREVRLLNTTTAE; encoded by the coding sequence ATGAGCCAGAATAATCCGGCGTTGCAGTTGCTCAATGATATTTGGGCGGATATCAACGATCCGAATTTCATCTGGCAGGTGCTGGCCTTGCTTTGCTGTCTGGGCGGGGCTTATCTGTTTGCCCGCTTCTGGCACGGGCGTCACCAGGAGGGCGCCGGTCGCCTGAGCGATGCTGGTGCCCGTCTGGTCTTTCCGGTCACCGGCATGGTGCTGGTCGGTGTGGCAAGGCTGGCGCTCAAGCCGTTCTTTCACGTCAATCTGCTCAAGCTGGCTTTGCCCTTGCTCGGTTCGATGGCGTTGGTACGCAGCGTCATTTTCGTCTTGCGCCAGGCTTTTCCCCGCGCCGCCTGGTTGTCGGCCTGGGAGCGGATTATTGCCGCCGTGGTCTGGGGCTGGCTGGCGCTTTACATCACCGATGTTGCACCGTATGTGATCGATTCGCTTGAACAGGTCGAGTTCGCGATTGGCAAGCAGCGGATCAATCTGTGGATGATCCTGCACGGTATTGTCACGGTCTTCCTGACCGTCGTGCTGGCGCTCTGGATTGCCGGTCTGATCGAAGCGAAGCTGATGCGCCTCGATCGTCTCGACTCCAGCCTGCGGATTGTCGGCGTGCGCCTGGCCAAGGCGCTGCTCACGGTTCTCGCAATTGTCACCAGCTTGTCGCTGGTCGGGATCGACATGACTGCGCTTTCGGTTTTTACCGGTGCGCTGGGTGTTGGCCTGGGGCTGGGCTTGCAGAAAATCGCCAGCAATTATGTCTCCGGCTTCATCATCCTGCTCGATCGCTCGATCAAACTGGGCAACATCGTCCAGGTGGGCGCGGATAGCGGGCAGGTTACCCAGATCACGACGCGCTACACGGTGCTCAAGCATCCCGGCGGGACGGAGTTCATCGTGCCGAATGAAACGTTGATCGGCAGCGTGGTCCAGAACCAGACTTATTCCGACAGCCGGATGCGTCTGGCGACGACGGTCGGGGTGGCTTACAACAGCGATCTCGATCGGGTCATGCAACTGATGACCGATGTAGCGAGCGCCCAGGCGCGGGTACTGGCTGATCCGGCACCGCGCGTCATGCTGACCCAGTTTGGCGACAGCAGCATCAATCTTGAACTCGGTTTCTGGATCGCCGACCCGGAAGAGGGGCGTGGCAACGTGTTGTCGGACATCAATCTCGGTATCTGGCGCAGTTTCCGCGAGAACGGGATCGAGATTCCCTTTCCCCAGCGTGAAGTGCGCCTGCTCAATACGACGACGGCGGAATAA
- a CDS encoding TPM domain-containing protein, which produces MNFGRIFKHLLTPPWLAARRFGPALSAEIGAAVEVAEAGQRGEIRFVVEGPMPWADLRRGRTARQRAAELFARLGVWDTEGNSGVLIYVQLVDRQVEILADRGIAAKVVQAEWDAICRGMEAAFKAGDYRDGALGAIRQAGNLLAGHFPAGERNPNELPDRPLIL; this is translated from the coding sequence ATGAATTTTGGAAGAATTTTCAAGCATCTGCTGACGCCGCCCTGGCTGGCGGCCCGGCGCTTCGGTCCGGCACTGTCGGCGGAAATCGGCGCTGCAGTCGAGGTGGCCGAAGCGGGGCAGCGCGGTGAAATCCGTTTCGTCGTCGAAGGACCGATGCCCTGGGCCGATTTGCGGCGGGGGCGCACTGCGCGACAGCGCGCGGCAGAGCTGTTTGCCCGTCTGGGGGTGTGGGATACCGAGGGCAACAGCGGCGTGCTGATTTACGTCCAGTTGGTCGACCGGCAGGTCGAAATCCTGGCTGATCGCGGCATTGCCGCCAAAGTGGTACAGGCCGAGTGGGACGCCATTTGTCGTGGCATGGAAGCCGCCTTCAAGGCCGGCGACTATCGTGACGGCGCGTTAGGGGCCATTCGCCAGGCTGGTAACCTGCTGGCCGGACATTTTCCGGCTGGCGAACGCAATCCGAACGAATTGCCGGATCGCCCGTTGATTCTTTAA
- a CDS encoding RsmB/NOP family class I SAM-dependent RNA methyltransferase, with the protein MKARFTPALFAHAETVLGQLLRFDHPADAVVSRYFRENRQLGHADRAFVAETVFAVLRRGRSLEARCAGQISDRRLLLVALAVTRGWSQRELAPVLKASEEEWLAAAKSMPETDFAPAVRCDLPDWLYERLEAQFGADEVLALSRTLNQPAPLDLRVNTLKSNRDAVLERLAADGIEGAAGTLSPTAIRLREKPALAKHPLFLEGAFEVQDEGSQLLGYLLEPKRGEMVVDLCAGAGGKTLLLGALMKNTGRLYAFDVSDKRLGNLKPRLARSGLSNVHPARIEHERDTKIKRLAGKVDRVLVDAPCSGLGTLRRNPDLKWRQSEASVAELTVKQASILAAAAKLVRPGGRVVYATCSLLTAENDAIIEAFLASHPDFELVPASTVLARHGVSLDGDLLRLLPHQHLTDGFFAAVLDKKA; encoded by the coding sequence ATGAAAGCTCGTTTCACTCCCGCCCTGTTCGCCCACGCTGAAACCGTTCTCGGCCAGTTGCTGCGCTTCGATCACCCGGCTGATGCCGTTGTTTCGCGCTATTTCCGCGAAAATCGTCAGTTGGGTCATGCCGACCGGGCCTTTGTCGCCGAAACGGTTTTTGCCGTGCTGCGCCGTGGCCGCAGCCTGGAGGCACGCTGCGCCGGCCAGATTTCCGACCGTCGCCTGTTGCTGGTTGCGCTGGCTGTGACACGTGGTTGGAGCCAGCGCGAACTGGCGCCCGTGCTCAAGGCGAGCGAGGAAGAATGGCTGGCCGCGGCCAAGTCGATGCCGGAAACCGACTTTGCCCCGGCTGTGCGCTGCGATCTGCCGGATTGGCTGTACGAGCGCCTGGAAGCCCAGTTCGGGGCCGATGAAGTATTGGCCCTGTCGCGCACCCTGAACCAGCCGGCACCGCTCGACCTGCGCGTCAATACCCTCAAGAGCAACCGTGATGCCGTCCTTGAGCGCCTCGCAGCAGATGGCATTGAAGGTGCGGCCGGTACCTTGTCGCCGACCGCCATCCGCCTGCGTGAAAAGCCGGCGTTGGCCAAGCACCCGCTCTTCCTCGAAGGGGCGTTCGAAGTGCAGGACGAAGGAAGCCAGTTGCTCGGTTACCTGCTGGAGCCGAAGCGTGGCGAAATGGTCGTCGACCTGTGCGCCGGTGCCGGCGGCAAAACGCTGCTGCTGGGTGCCTTGATGAAGAATACCGGCCGTCTTTACGCCTTCGATGTCTCCGACAAGCGGTTGGGCAATCTCAAGCCGCGTCTGGCTCGTTCCGGCCTGTCGAATGTGCATCCGGCCCGCATCGAGCACGAGCGCGATACCAAGATCAAGCGTCTGGCCGGCAAGGTCGATCGCGTGCTGGTCGATGCGCCGTGTTCCGGCCTGGGTACCTTGCGGCGCAATCCCGATCTGAAATGGCGTCAGAGCGAAGCATCGGTCGCCGAATTGACCGTCAAGCAGGCTTCCATCCTTGCCGCCGCTGCCAAGCTGGTGCGTCCGGGCGGGCGTGTGGTTTATGCCACTTGCAGCCTGTTGACCGCGGAAAACGATGCGATCATCGAAGCCTTCCTGGCTAGCCATCCCGATTTCGAGTTGGTTCCGGCGTCGACCGTACTGGCTCGCCACGGCGTTTCGCTGGACGGGGATTTGCTGCGTTTGCTGCCGCATCAGCATTTGACCGACGGTTTCTTTGCTGCCGTGCTGGACAAGAAGGCATGA
- the mutL gene encoding DNA mismatch repair endonuclease MutL, with product MPTIARLPDLLISQIAAGEVVERPASVLKELLENSLDAGSKAVQVHLEEGGVKLIRITDDGCGIAKEQLALALTRHATSKIVSLDDLERVGTLGFRGEALASVASVARLAISSRERGASHAWKLKAENGAEPEPAALMAGSVVEMRDLYYNTPARRKFLKAEGTEFAHCTDAVKRLALTRPDVAFSLTHNGRNLFQLAPADSARRIADILGDDFLGAARAVDAASGPISIAGFAIDPTRASDAKDGQYVFVNGRFVRDKIISHALREAYRDVLHGSRQPAVCLFVSIDPALVDVNVHPAKTEVRFRDSRAMHQFVFHAIQRTLAAPVQNDNRDLAVPADTLPGGSPQAYTVTPSPTTGHSAAPAYAQYAPPLRHQGSLGVAEPAAAAYLAFAKATQNIGTTTYASGNPASTPQFSPNETVDRDGPPLGYALAQLHGIYVLAQNARGLVLIDMHAAHERILYEKLKTAFDNRQIATQALLIPAVFSAEPLDIAAVEEHSEALAELGFQITALGPNQLGVRSVPALLQSGDPAALARSLIGELREHGITQLATARRNELLATMACHGAVRARRQLSVPEMNALLRQMEETERAGQCNHGRPTWTELPLEQLDKLFLRGQ from the coding sequence ATGCCCACGATTGCCCGCCTCCCCGACCTGCTGATCAGCCAGATTGCTGCCGGCGAAGTCGTTGAACGTCCCGCCTCGGTTCTCAAGGAACTGCTCGAAAACAGCCTCGACGCCGGCAGCAAGGCCGTCCAGGTGCATCTGGAAGAAGGCGGCGTCAAACTGATCCGCATCACCGATGACGGTTGCGGCATTGCCAAGGAACAACTCGCCCTGGCCTTGACTCGCCATGCCACGTCGAAAATTGTCTCGCTCGATGACCTCGAACGGGTTGGCACGCTCGGTTTTCGCGGTGAAGCACTGGCCTCGGTCGCCTCGGTCGCCCGGCTGGCAATCAGCAGCCGCGAACGCGGCGCCAGCCACGCCTGGAAGCTGAAAGCCGAAAATGGCGCCGAGCCGGAACCGGCAGCGCTGATGGCCGGCAGCGTGGTCGAAATGCGCGACCTGTATTACAACACCCCGGCCCGGCGTAAATTCCTCAAGGCCGAGGGTACCGAATTCGCCCATTGCACCGATGCCGTCAAACGCCTGGCACTGACCCGGCCGGATGTCGCCTTCAGCCTGACCCACAACGGTCGCAACCTGTTCCAGCTGGCGCCGGCCGACAGTGCCCGCCGCATCGCCGATATTCTCGGCGACGACTTTCTCGGTGCGGCTCGCGCGGTCGACGCGGCCAGCGGGCCGATTTCCATCGCCGGATTCGCCATTGACCCGACCCGCGCCAGCGATGCCAAGGATGGCCAGTACGTCTTCGTCAATGGCCGCTTCGTGCGCGACAAGATCATCAGCCATGCACTGCGCGAAGCCTACCGCGACGTACTGCACGGCAGCCGCCAGCCGGCTGTCTGCCTGTTCGTCAGCATCGATCCGGCGCTGGTCGACGTCAATGTGCATCCGGCCAAGACCGAGGTCCGCTTCCGCGACTCACGCGCCATGCACCAGTTCGTTTTCCACGCCATCCAGCGCACGCTGGCCGCGCCGGTACAGAACGATAATCGCGACCTGGCCGTGCCGGCCGATACCCTGCCCGGCGGTTCGCCACAGGCCTACACCGTCACCCCGTCACCAACGACCGGCCACAGCGCCGCCCCGGCTTACGCCCAATACGCGCCGCCCCTTCGCCATCAGGGCAGCCTGGGTGTGGCCGAACCGGCAGCCGCCGCTTACCTGGCCTTCGCCAAGGCCACGCAAAATATCGGGACAACGACCTACGCTTCAGGCAACCCGGCAAGCACGCCCCAATTCAGCCCGAATGAGACAGTCGACCGCGACGGTCCGCCGCTCGGCTACGCCCTCGCCCAGTTGCACGGTATCTACGTGCTAGCCCAAAACGCACGCGGCCTGGTCCTGATTGACATGCATGCGGCGCACGAGCGCATCCTCTACGAAAAGCTGAAAACCGCTTTCGACAATCGCCAGATCGCGACGCAAGCGCTGCTCATCCCCGCCGTTTTCTCGGCCGAGCCGCTCGATATCGCCGCCGTCGAGGAACACAGCGAAGCGCTGGCCGAACTCGGTTTCCAGATCACCGCACTCGGCCCGAACCAGCTCGGCGTGCGCAGCGTGCCGGCCTTGCTCCAGTCCGGCGATCCCGCCGCGCTGGCCCGTTCGCTGATCGGCGAACTGCGCGAGCACGGCATCACCCAACTGGCCACCGCCCGCCGCAACGAACTGCTCGCCACCATGGCCTGCCACGGCGCGGTGCGCGCCCGTCGCCAGCTCAGCGTGCCGGAAATGAACGCCTTGCTGCGCCAGATGGAAGAAACCGAACGGGCCGGCCAGTGCAACCACGGTCGCCCGACATGGACCGAATTGCCACTGGAACAGCTCGACAAGCTCTTCCTGCGCGGCCAGTAA
- the purN gene encoding phosphoribosylglycinamide formyltransferase codes for MKNIVILISGRGSNMEALIAARDAGNLPVNIAAVISNRPDAKGLETAAKAGIATHYIDHKAFAGREAFDAALAECIDGFAPDLVVLAGFMRILTADFVRHYEGRLLNIHPSLLPSFPGLHTHQRALEEGVRIHGCTVHFVTAELDHGPVVIQAAVPVLDGDDEAALAARILIQEHKVYPQAVRWFAEDKLRLENGRVRLAADLVDQSVLISPEVR; via the coding sequence ATGAAGAATATTGTCATCCTGATTTCCGGCCGTGGCAGCAATATGGAAGCGCTGATCGCCGCCCGCGATGCCGGCAATCTGCCGGTCAATATCGCTGCCGTGATCAGCAACCGGCCGGATGCCAAAGGTCTGGAGACGGCCGCCAAGGCAGGAATCGCAACGCATTACATCGACCACAAGGCATTTGCCGGGCGCGAAGCCTTCGATGCCGCGCTGGCTGAATGCATCGACGGTTTTGCACCCGATCTGGTCGTGCTGGCTGGTTTCATGCGCATTCTGACGGCCGATTTCGTGCGTCATTACGAAGGTCGCCTGCTCAACATCCACCCGTCGCTGCTGCCATCCTTCCCCGGTTTGCACACGCATCAGCGGGCGCTTGAAGAAGGTGTGCGGATCCACGGTTGCACGGTGCATTTCGTCACGGCCGAGCTGGATCATGGCCCGGTCGTCATCCAGGCTGCCGTGCCGGTGCTCGATGGCGACGATGAAGCGGCGCTGGCAGCCCGCATTCTGATTCAGGAACACAAGGTCTACCCGCAGGCCGTGCGCTGGTTTGCCGAAGACAAGCTGCGGCTTGAAAACGGCCGGGTCAGGCTGGCGGCCGATCTGGTCGATCAATCGGTCCTGATTTCGCCCGAGGTGCGCTGA
- a CDS encoding DedA family protein, with translation MEFFAQFLDIVLHLDKHLALLVQQHGLWIYGILFFIVFAETGFVVFPFLPGDSLLFVAGALAALGEGGMDIFVLIGVLSAAAILGNMLNYQIGRFLGPKVFHWENSRFFNRNALIKTHAFYEKHGGKTLVLSRFLPLFRTFAPFVAGIGEMSYAKFTLFNLIGAMGWVVSLCAAGYWLGNIPWVKTNLSLIIVGIIVSSLIPIGVGYLKTREA, from the coding sequence ATGGAATTCTTCGCGCAGTTTCTCGACATCGTGCTTCATCTCGACAAGCATCTGGCTTTGCTGGTGCAGCAACACGGCTTGTGGATCTACGGCATTCTTTTCTTCATCGTCTTTGCCGAAACCGGGTTTGTCGTTTTCCCCTTCCTGCCGGGCGATTCGCTGCTTTTCGTGGCCGGCGCGCTGGCCGCGCTGGGCGAGGGCGGCATGGATATCTTCGTGCTGATCGGCGTGCTTTCGGCCGCCGCAATTCTCGGCAACATGCTGAACTACCAGATCGGCCGCTTTTTGGGCCCCAAGGTTTTTCATTGGGAAAACTCGCGTTTCTTCAATCGCAATGCACTGATCAAGACGCACGCTTTTTACGAGAAACATGGTGGCAAGACGCTGGTGCTTTCCCGTTTTCTGCCGCTGTTCCGCACGTTCGCGCCGTTTGTCGCGGGAATCGGTGAAATGTCCTACGCCAAATTCACGCTCTTCAACCTGATCGGTGCGATGGGCTGGGTGGTTTCGCTGTGTGCCGCCGGTTACTGGCTGGGTAATATTCCCTGGGTTAAAACCAATCTGTCGCTGATCATCGTCGGCATCATCGTTTCTTCGCTGATTCCGATTGGTGTCGGTTATCTGAAAACGCGGGAAGCCTGA
- a CDS encoding DUF3108 domain-containing protein yields the protein MPIALLVALAGSLVLHAAALFGTDLVLPGQGAESPRLEAELRPLPAAPAAKPEAPRRVARKPVPRRLSSTQATAQSIAPQPEPAVEIAPEQTSTAEVAAPEPAQPLLPTQGAIRFVIFKDSLDLQVGRAEHRWEFAADGSYRLSGTTETSGLAALLKPVRLEIESRGRLVAGGLQPETFRSLKNGVDANENADFDWSTALVRLSRDGSVREIAPGTQDILSLNYQLAYVAHLEAGTALGVVTGKKYERYSLDSLGEEEIETPAGRFRTLHLRAMTDNTTEIWIALDLHRLPVKIRFTDKKGDSYSQMAAEIGLPANP from the coding sequence ATGCCGATTGCGCTGCTGGTCGCCCTCGCCGGGTCGCTGGTGCTGCATGCCGCGGCCTTGTTCGGTACAGATCTGGTCTTGCCCGGCCAGGGGGCTGAGTCGCCCAGGCTGGAAGCCGAGTTGCGGCCTTTGCCGGCAGCGCCCGCCGCGAAGCCTGAAGCGCCCCGACGGGTCGCCAGAAAGCCTGTACCAAGGCGTCTGAGCAGCACACAAGCGACAGCCCAGTCGATTGCCCCTCAACCCGAGCCGGCCGTGGAAATCGCCCCGGAACAAACGTCGACCGCGGAAGTGGCGGCCCCCGAGCCGGCCCAGCCTCTCCTGCCGACGCAAGGGGCGATTCGTTTCGTCATCTTCAAGGATTCGCTCGATCTGCAGGTCGGGCGCGCCGAGCATCGCTGGGAATTTGCCGCCGATGGCAGCTACCGCCTTTCCGGGACGACGGAAACCAGCGGTCTGGCCGCCTTGCTCAAGCCGGTGCGTCTCGAGATTGAAAGCCGGGGCCGGCTGGTGGCTGGGGGTTTGCAGCCAGAAACATTCCGCAGCTTGAAGAATGGTGTCGACGCCAATGAAAATGCCGATTTTGACTGGTCGACCGCGCTTGTCAGGTTGTCGCGCGATGGCAGCGTGCGCGAAATCGCACCGGGAACGCAGGACATCCTGTCGCTCAATTACCAACTGGCCTACGTCGCCCACCTGGAGGCCGGCACGGCGCTTGGTGTGGTGACCGGCAAGAAGTATGAGCGTTACAGCCTCGACTCGCTGGGCGAAGAAGAAATCGAGACGCCAGCTGGCCGTTTTCGTACGCTGCACCTGCGCGCGATGACCGATAACACGACAGAAATCTGGATTGCGCTCGATCTTCACCGCTTGCCGGTTAAAATCCGGTTTACGGATAAAAAAGGCGACAGCTATTCCCAGATGGCCGCCGAAATCGGCCTGCCGGCCAACCCTTGA
- a CDS encoding DoxX family protein, protein MKTMLARSFSALDWLGLWLAMLSLRILLGWDFFESGLEKLTGENWFMDIQERFPPPFNLIPPEISWQMATWFELLGGLALVIGLATRFFSISLFVLTLVAIASVHWPDSWATLSQLMQGYGFTDQGFGNFKLPVLFLGMLLPLILGGPGKLSLDHYLRRRWLKS, encoded by the coding sequence ATGAAAACCATGCTCGCTCGTAGTTTTTCCGCCCTTGACTGGCTCGGACTATGGCTTGCCATGCTCAGCCTGCGCATCCTGCTCGGCTGGGATTTCTTCGAATCGGGCCTGGAAAAACTCACCGGTGAAAACTGGTTCATGGACATCCAGGAACGTTTCCCCCCCCCGTTCAACCTGATTCCGCCGGAGATCAGCTGGCAGATGGCCACCTGGTTCGAACTGCTCGGCGGGCTGGCCCTGGTCATCGGGCTGGCCACCCGCTTTTTCTCGATCTCGCTATTCGTCCTGACGCTCGTCGCGATTGCCAGCGTGCACTGGCCGGATAGCTGGGCGACCTTGAGCCAACTGATGCAGGGTTATGGATTTACCGACCAAGGCTTTGGCAATTTCAAGCTCCCGGTCCTCTTTCTCGGCATGCTGTTGCCCCTGATTCTTGGCGGGCCGGGGAAACTATCGCTTGACCACTACCTGCGCCGACGCTGGCTCAAGTCGTGA